GACCTGCACAAGTAGGTAGAACAAACCATCGGTCAACGTAGGGCAAAATTCCGGAGTTTGCCACTCCTGGAAATACCCAGGACTCAAAATAGATGCCTGAATTGAAACATGACCCCCTTTCGTGAACTTAACCGCATTGCCAACGATATTCAAGATTACTTGCATGAGGCGTTTTTCATCACCAATGCCATAAACAGGTAGGCCCAGATCGCAATTCAATGTCATGGATGTGTTTTTCACAGATGCTATCGGATTAATCAATCTGACGACCTACACACAGCAATAAATTATTATGGGCGTATTTGTGCATGCCACATAAGATGGAAATTTTGACTTAGCTACTTACGAATGGATTGATTCATTATGCTTACACTTAAGGGGTTAAGAAAACAAGCGAAAAAAGAAAACGGGTCGAATTAAATGGGTGTGTAGTTAATTTTTGAATAAAGTACACGGGTAATCCCAGACCCAGtggttttccaaaattttggatttggtccccagctttctaaaagtacacggatggtccctgtggtttgcactttgtaacacatttagtccccaaccaacaaatctaaaggtttcaggaggtccaagttagggactaaatgcgttataaagtgcaaaccacagggaccatccgtgcactttttgcaaaagttggggactaaagtaACAAAAGTAACACATTTTGACTACTGACCCAATCTGCCTAGTTCACCAATTATAGCTAGAAGTTACCTCTCTGAAGAGCTCATGAAGGTTGAACACTTCATTTTCAAGTTCAAGGCTACCGTCTTCTAGCCTAGAGAGGTCAAGAACGTCATTTACAAGTGCTGCTAGAAGATTGCTACTTTTAAGTATGGTTTCTATCATGGCTCGTTGATCTGGAGTAAGTTCGGTTTCTAAAAGAAGCGAAGACAATGCTATAATTGCGTGCATAGGTGTACTCATTTCATGATTCATGACGGCAAGGAAATCATTACGCGCATGGATAGCCATCTCTGCTTCTTGTCGAGCCACATTTAACGCAAAATTCTGGTCCACGAGCTGATCACGGGCCCGCATAGATTCTTCTAGAATTGCAGCATGAGAAAGAGCTACAGCAACCTAAGAATTAGGTTCACAGTAAGCTTACTAGCATATAAGAAATGGGGAAAAGTgtaaagagtaaaatgtcattttcgtccatgaggtttggccagttttgtgactttcgtccaaagatttgtttttccgcatctagatccaaaaggtttggaatctttccattttcatccagctcgttaactccattttttccgttaagtcaggggtgtttttgtcttttttgttaacttatagggcaattcggtctttttcactttatgtacaagcatttaacataatgtacaagtatttaaaataccgaaatgccctttaagttaacaaaaaagacaaaaatacccctgacttaacggaaaaaatggatggagttaacaagtcggatgaaaatgacaagatttcaaaccttttggatccagatgcggaaaaacaaaccttcggATGAAAGTTGCAAAGCTggtcaaaccttagggacgaaaatggcattttactcaaatgTAATTTATGACCACAATCAAAATATGAAGATATAAAGCAACCAACCTGGTCAGCAACAACGGTTACAAGTTCCAATTCATGGTCCCTCCACTTTCGTAAGCCATTCAGAGGAAGAATCAAAACCATGACAGCATAAGTTTTTGCAGAGTGATCAGGCCAATTGTCGATTTCAAAATTCGATAGATGCAAAAGAGGAACACGAACAGCGACCACTTCAGGTGAAACGTAAGATCCCACAGGGGTTCGAACCCTAGCCAATGGGCAATTATGTGGAATCCTTATTGCTTCACCACTATTGAACACCTCAGTGATTATCGGGAGATTGATCGGAACACTGGAGCCGAGCGCGATTAAATTATGCAAAGAATGCGAAAGCTGAAGAATCATACCGTTGCTTGATGGCATCCACAACACGCATTCTTCAAGATCTAAAGTCCTACCGAGCTCAATGAGAGTCGTTTTTAATATCGTGTGTCTATCAAGAGTGCTTCTGATTTCATGTGTAAGCATTCTAACGTGTCTTCCAGTTTCTTCTTGTTTGATAATCAACCCCATTTCCCGATCAAGATCTTCAGCTCTTTGTTTCAAAAACAATTCCCTTGTTTTCACACTCAATAAATCAGGTATAATGTGAACAAGCATTAATGCGGTTACGCATGACACGAAAGCTGTAGACAGTTTTGCTACAGTCATTACAATAGCAACAGTTTTGGAGTGTGACGAGAATGTCCATAGACTTATAAAGTGTGTTGCTCCACATAGAACAATAAAAGCACCAAACTGCATAAGCACCCATCTATACGGAAAGAACGCTGATTTCTGGACGAAATATATAAGTTCCAATGGAATGGAGAAATAGgcaaatgcaataaagaaatcaGATATGTACTGATACTTCACTAAAAGCTCATCAGCAGGCCATTGAGTCTCGAAGCAATCACAGGAATCCATCCTTCGTTCACAGCTTTAGAAAACCTGCAACACAAATTTTACTCATCTCAGGTAACAAAATTTACCTAATTCAATGGGAAAATTACAAATACAATCAAAGTTGACCAACAAATTTCGAATATAGATATTGACTTTTAAAGATGCCCGCTTAGCCGGCACTTTTCACCAAAACTGCGGGCTTAGCCGTCAGTTTTACTAAAAAGCGTAGGGTTAGTCGGCGCTTTTTAGTAAAAAGTGTAGGCTAAACCCTAGGTGTCTCATCCGGCAGAGCTCATGTGGCGGTTTCTAATTGGAGGAAATGAAGATTCGTGGTGAAGACTAATTTCCATgtatatttttgaaatttcttgGTCAACTTTGTTTATGTTAGTAATTATCCTCAATTCTCATTCTAACTGATTCTGATCATGATCTCTACGAATTCAACGATCTCTATGAACACAATAACTTAATAGTATACTCATCTCGGATAATGAAATTAACCTAACTCAATCCTCATTCTAACTGATTCTGATCATTATCTCTACGAATTCAACGATCCTTTCAGATAACGAAATTAACCTAACTCAATCCTCATTCTAACTGATTCTGATCATTATCTCTACGAATTCAGCGATCGTCTCAGATAACGAAATTAACCTAACTCAATCCTCATCCTAACTGATTCTGATCATTATCTCTATGCATTCAACGATCATCTCAGATAACGAAATTAACCTAACTCAATCCTCATTCTAACTGATTCTGATCATTATCTCTACGAATTCAACGATCATCTCTGATAACGAAATTAACCTAACTCAATCCTCATTATAACTTATTCTGATCATTATCTCTACGAATTCAACGAATCATTTCAGATAACGAAATTAACCTAACTCAATCCTCATCCTAACTGATTCTGATCATTATCTCTACGAATTCAACAATCATCTCTGATAACGAAATTAACCTAACTCAATCCTCATTATAACTTATTCTGATCATTATCTCTACGAATTCAACGAATCATTTCAGATAACGAAATTAACCTAACTCAATCCTCATCCTAACTGATTCTGATCGTTATCTCTATGAAACCAACGATCATCTCAGATAACGAAATTAACCTAACTCAATCACATTTTAACTGATTCTGATCATTATCTCTACGAACTCAACAGTCTCCATGAACAGAGTAATTTGATAGTATACTCATCTCAGATAACGAAACTAACCTACCTCAAACGTCATTCTAACTCATTTTAATCATGATCTACATGAACACATTAATTTAACAGATGCTAGATCCATAAACACAGTTGTTCTATTTGACTGttatataaatacataaaaatcGAACTGTGAAACCCTAGATAATGATAGATTTGAACATATAAACATCAATAAGTCACAATCAACTTGATCTACATGACAGTATGAAACTAAAACTTAAACGAATGGAATCTAACTTACATGATAAACTTCTAGGGCACAAACAGATCATGAAAACAACAAATTATCAGTAAattagaagaagaagaagaagaagatgaaatcaATCACCTGGATGGAGAACAGCAGAAATCTGTGGATGCTAACAGAGAGcattttctagagagagaaactgtTGAAAACCACAACAGATTTCATGAATTCATCAAGTTCATGAAAAGTATAAATTTCTTATAGCTTCAATAAATTCAGTTGCCAGCTGATTTCACTCAATGGTTTCGAAAAACTATGGTAGTGCACTTTTTTAAATATTTAGATCATGTTTTTTTGTCTATACAATGGAAGTGGATAATATATAATAGTTTCTTTGTACAGGTTCGCTTAACCTGAAAGTTGTATATTTTGGCGTCTactatataaatttaaaatatttatataaatattacatATGATACTATATTAGATATAGATATATGTTGTTTTCTGAGAATAAAAAGTTTAACGAAGGTTTACTATGTGACATGTGTATTATAGGATGAGAGTATGCACATGTTAAGTTAGAGTGGTTTAAACGTACTTTTTAATTGATTAGACGTACTATTATAATCGTTCGGATCGTTTTGACAGAAACGGACACCTTAAACGTACTTTTGTAGTGTTAAACGCACGGTTATTAGACATCATGTTTATATTAGTTTAGACAATAGTTTAGTCGGTAAATTGATATTGAATATCTTGTCTTCTTTTTAAACCTTAACTCTACGATTGACATACGTTGATAACTGACGGGGTGTTTggaattatatttttaaaaagatTATATAATTATCATATTCAATTTTAAATAAGTTCCAATGAAATATCTGATTtgagagttttttttttaattaaaacactTGCTTCTACTATATTATACcaaagagttttttttttaattaaaacactTGCTTCTACTATATTATACCAATAATCGTAAATTAATCTCTTTTGCTCAGGTTTGAACTCGAGACCTCACTTTTAGGAGACATAAGTCTCTACCAAATGGGCTAGCCCACATTAGCTAGTTTAAGAGTATTTTATTTAAACAAATTATGGGATGAGTTAATATAAATTTTAAAaggagtgaattgcaagttttgtcctttatctttaggccattttgcaagttttgtcctttatgtttaaatttgactagttttgtcctttatgtttgaaaatcaagcacgttttaccctttggggcaaaacgtgcttgatttttaaggacaaaacgtgcttgattttttaaacataaaggacaaaacgtgcttgatttttaaacataaaggacaaaacgtgcttgatttttaaagcctaaagggtaaaacgtgcttgatttttaaacataaaggacaaaactcgtcaaatttaaacataaaggacaaaacttgcaaaatggcctaaagataaaggacaaaacttgcaattcactcattttaaaaatttatttCATACACATAATTCATATGTTACCTTTTTTTAAACACGAAAATATTTGGTGTTcaaaaaatactaaaaatttaaaaagttaatAATGATAT
The Helianthus annuus cultivar XRQ/B chromosome 6, HanXRQr2.0-SUNRISE, whole genome shotgun sequence genome window above contains:
- the LOC110864573 gene encoding ethylene response sensor 1, translated to MDSCDCFETQWPADELLVKYQYISDFFIAFAYFSIPLELIYFVQKSAFFPYRWVLMQFGAFIVLCGATHFISLWTFSSHSKTVAIVMTVAKLSTAFVSCVTALMLVHIIPDLLSVKTRELFLKQRAEDLDREMGLIIKQEETGRHVRMLTHEIRSTLDRHTILKTTLIELGRTLDLEECVLWMPSSNGMILQLSHSLHNLIALGSSVPINLPIITEVFNSGEAIRIPHNCPLARVRTPVGSYVSPEVVAVRVPLLHLSNFEIDNWPDHSAKTYAVMVLILPLNGLRKWRDHELELVTVVADQVAVALSHAAILEESMRARDQLVDQNFALNVARQEAEMAIHARNDFLAVMNHEMSTPMHAIIALSSLLLETELTPDQRAMIETILKSSNLLAALVNDVLDLSRLEDGSLELENEVFNLHELFREVVRLINPIASVKNTSMTLNCDLGLPVYGIGDEKRLMQVILNIVGNAVKFTKGGHVSIQASILSPGYFQEWQTPEFCPTLTDGLFYLLVQVKDSGSGIKQQDIPHIFTKFSEPRSASNRGSNSAGLGLAICKRFVNLMGGHIWIESGGLGKGTTVAFLVKLGHYNYNPHPNNSSMQHHVPQTVPKPRPHQGSGELIKHRHLEREDYKVTASFPLYNRSM